TGAGCTAAAATTCCATCAATATTTCTtgcaatatttttttaatggaAAGTACAACATTAAGGTGCAACCAACCTCTTTATAAAATTCATGCACTTTCAGTTCAAAAAATTTGCACAACAAAGCCTTATTAGTTAATAACATTACTTTAGCAGCATAGAAACTTCCCCTGAACTTATTAGCCTTGTGTCTTATCCATCTAAAAGAACCCCGCACAGTATTAGTCTGCAATCAAGCCAGAACTTTAGAGCAGATAAGCATCGGGCTATGTAATCACGACTGACGAGTGAAAAAATAAATGATAATTCTCCATCTGGGATCCAAGATCAGACATTTCACCTCAGAACAGACTCCAAAAAATGAGCTAGTATGTCTCTTGTCTGCATCTTGTTCTTGCAAGCCAGCCAAGAAATAAACGTACGTACGGCTAGGAACAGTCAACCTGGTCAAAACATCATTAGACCAGggttgtatttatttatttttttgaagtaAAGCCCAGGGTGGTATTGAATAACCAGTTGATATCCTTTGATACGCCTTTTTTAACAGAATAATTAGGCATCTGGATGAAAATATTTTCAGCATAATGACATTTAAGGGTATTTTACTGCCACACCCTTCTTCCAGTATAAGCCAATAGGCCCAATATCACTACGTGCTTCATACCTCCACCAATTTTCATCCCGTCAGGTACTCAGAGTTGATCCGTTTAACCCATATGTTATATTTTTTATGCAACTGCTACACAAGCTAACCAATAGCTGCTGAATTCCACTCTTCAACTCTCCCTAACCCCAAACTTCTTGCACTTTGAGGTAAAGATACGTATAATCGAAGAAACCCTTAATAAGAGTTAAAAAAAGTAGATAAAACACTGCACTCACAAACACACCCAAAACTCACACATAACATACATAAAAGAGGGAAGGAAAAGATCAAAAGACCAACCATCTCTACACCATCTAGCTCCTTGTCTATAGCTTCGTATTCTTTTACAGCATCATGGAAAGCAGTGAGGTCTTCTCTTGCAGATTCTGCAATGGTCGGCAAGAAGAAAACAAACAGAGAGGACAGACATCAGTGAATTGCATAAGCCATCATGAGCTCAACATCATCATTCATCACCATACCATGCAAGTTCTCTAGAGATGCTTTCAGTTCTCTGGTTTTCTCTTGAGTTTCATTCATCTGCACTTGGATTACGTCACGGATGCTTTCCTTTTCTTGTATTTCAGCTTGGGCTCTCTAGTCAAAATAAAACAGGACAATCAGACTAATCTAAACACAAGAATATGATTAAATAATCGATATATCTTACAAAGTCATCACAAAAAAGCAGAGGCATGGTTAACCAACCGATATATCCTCACAAAGCTCATCCACAGTAGACACATTAAGCCCGCCAGCTTCAGCTGCATATGCACGCTTCAACGCGTCAACATTAAACTTCTTTCGCCCCAACTCCCGTTCCGCAGATGAGCATCTCCTCTATATAATTTAGGAAGAGAATGGAGGGTAACATCTTAGACGTTGACAGCATCCATATACCAGAAAAGACGGCAAACGTAAAACATCCAGAAAGTCAAATCCCTACACATGGATAAGCTGACAACTTCTATTCTGAGAAATTAGCACTAACTTGCAACCTTCTAAAGAAAGCTGATCGCATAAACCACATCTGTAGGTCAACGCCTAACTCCTCAAAGGTTGAAGTACATTAACTATCATGCTACTACACAGCAGATGAAATCTACCTCGCAGTAGTGCAAGACATTTGATTTAATGCAAAAAGTCTTTCCTAAAATCCCAAACCACTCCAACTCTGATAAGTCTGttaaaacattaaattaaaTGCAAAAgaagtttttttaaaaattaagcTGTGGGGAATTTAAATGACAATACAATAGGAAATAAAACATTAACCCTATTAGTTCTTTCCGTTTTTTTTGCTATTATCTAGCCTTTACTATTCAGTTTCTCGATGAACTGTGTAGAGGCCTTGGcttttttgtttattattttgctGCGGTCTTCTTTGGAGTAATTCTGAGCCTCGATGATATTTTTTAGCTGTCAGCCTGCCCATATTTTAATTCTTTTAATCTGACCTATgccaattttatttaaattttaagtgCTTTTTTGCATAGATTTCATAccacaggaaaaaaaaaaaaacagcctTTCACTTTGTCTGTCGTTCAAGGGAGGAAGGCGGGGGGGGGGAGACTGGTGTGCctcaaatgtatttataaattataatgatCGTAAGCATATGCAGCAACCATAAAAAGGTTTAAGGAGTCCCGTTAACTATACAATAACTGAACTGAAGCAATATGCAAAAATTGTATAGTCAGTCATCAAATATACTGAAAAACACTCTAGCAGTAATTTGTTCAACTTCAAGAAGTGCATGTGATCTAAACATAAATCAACCATTGTGTGCTAACAGCCTGACACTTCCATGCATATACATGAAGACAACAGTGAAGACTGGATAAAAAATATTACCTTGGCATCTTGAAATTTTTGTTGAAGATCTTGTACTTCTACCTCCGCAACTCTTTTCATTTGGTGGCCTTTTTGGAATTGTTCTTTCATGTACAATGATTCTTTTTCAAGGtccttaatttgattttcatatgaACTACAGAGCCGTCCAGTTCTAGTTCTTTGATTTAGAGGAAGAATGGTTTGGACTGATCCACGAGAAAACCTGAAAGTGTGGTATTTtaatgtaaaaataaaaatactacGTACATCAAAACCCATTAAAAGAAGAATGCATCAAGAGTTTGCCCTGTCCTCACTCCCCTCCTCTTTTATTTAAAGTACTGTTTTCACTTGCGCTCCCTCCCCCACCCACAACCCCCCACCTTGGACAGGTGAGGTTTGGAGTATAATGTGAATGGAAAACAAAATCATAAGTTGAAGAAAAGCAGTCTTTGCAACTCATGAACTCAGATTTTTCTTGTGAAAGATTCCGAAAACATCAACTCCTGGGAAAGGCAGAGCAGGAAAACAGAGGAAATGTTGCCGCCAAAACTTCTATAGGTGATAAAAATTGCACATGGGAGAAGAATGCATAATTTCGTAGGAGATTACAAGAATTATAACAAACACAACCATCTTATATGGATCCCACCATTTGCAATGTTTCGGGGAGGTCTAAAAGTAAGTGTACTAACCCCTTTCTAGTCTAAATTAAGAGAAGAATAGGCACCACACTGACAGGGAAAATGAGTGATAACAAACTTCAAGAACTCGAATAACAACGTAACATAGATAAAATCTCAACTGTTCCCTAAAATAACCAAAGAGCATACATCACAAATAAAAAAGTGTCAGCACAAACGACAAATGAAATGACAGCAATGAAGtaagaagaaaaagaacaagaaGGAAGTGACAAAAACAGAGAAGCAGCCAAATCAACAGCACAGGAGCCAATGAGAAAATAAGGCAAACAGGTAAAATCAGATGGTCAGCACTCAGTACTGAACCTCAAAGCATAGATTCCATAGAAAGAAAGTGAAAGATGAAACCAGAGGCACATGAGAGTATCACCAATGGCCTAGTTAAAAGTTAGAAAGGAAATTGTTAGTCTCACATTCTAAAGCCATCACAAGTGTAAACCTCCTTCAAGTTTGAAACCCTTTCTTCAAAAGTAACAGCTTTGCCTGTGTCATAGTCCTTAACAAGAACTTGCCTCTCTGCACCACCCTGGAACAGAAGATAAAACATGTAAGACTTGGCTCATTGCTGaagaaagatttttttttttatttgacaaCTACAGTACTCGGATCAGGAAAATGTGGAGATAAGAGATTTCAGCTCCAGGCATCACTATTTGcatattttctatcatattCTCTTATCCGGACAGCCATCTATCACGACAAAAAGAAATCTACAAAGAAAGCCATTCACAATGCTCAACCTATATACATATTTAAGGATTAATCATTTAAACAGACCAGCTCGTATCTATCACCTCCCCGCCCCccttcacacacacacacaacgcccCAAAGGATGGAGAACAGAGATTGTAAAAAAAAAGACTCAATTGACAATATCAATGAACACTCAAGTTACCTTATCCACCAACACATTTATAATTGTTGCATTGTCTGAGTGTAAAACAGAAAGGGTAGTAGGGTGTCTTGTTTGAGGAAGTTTGTAATGTGGAATGTTGTACCTGTACAAATAAGCTTACGTCAAAATCAGCTCCAACCATATGAAAAGATGCTGCCTCAGAAATTAGTATTTAGAGCTACCTCTCAATTGAGAAATCGTATATGATGATCTGAAGGTGACTATATTTTGCTTGTCGGGCACAAGACCTCAGTATATGTGAATCTTTGACGTTTGTCACAATGAAAGCATCTAGTAATCTTCCAACAGCATTTTCAACCGCAAACGCCCATAGATCTCCTTGAGTCAAAGTCTGCAGATCCACCAAGCAGCAATCACCTTTATTAATTTGACTGTGAGGACATGATTCCATAGAGATGGTTCCGCCCTCTTTATTTTCGAACATAACTActggggggtgggggggggggggtgtaaTTGACTAAACAACTGACGAATAATATAGTAAGTATTGAAAACATATGTAGCCTCGAGAGTACGGACAATGGTCATGAAAAAACTGTGGGAACCAGAGTAGAGGAAGTGAGGAACCACTGAGGTTAAAGACAGGATTGTCACTGATGTTATGTGAGTTCCAAGTATGGCAACAACATTACCAAACTGATACAAGATTAGCAGGTCATACTGCAAAGTATACAGTGAATCTAATTTTATACTCCAACCCTCTACCAAAATGGCTACCTACAGCAACACAACAACAAGCCTTGAAACCTGTTAGTGAGACATTTTAGTTTTAAGGCCGACTGTTTGAATGGAAAGGGACACAACACCCGTATATTTAAGACCATCACGTTACCTTAAACACTACCACAGTGACTCACCTTTACAGATATTGAAATATATTTTCACAAAAAGTAAAGTATGCGTATACATATATATTATCACAATATCACATTCTTTTTAGATAAGAAAGAAGGATTAACACTAATGACATGCTCCAAAAGCGTAGGCCAGGTTTGGTTATTTCACCAGATATGTGCTTGCTTTGTCGTGGTAATAGTGAGTCATATTCACATATTGTCTTACATTGTGAAATGGCAAGTCACCTTTGGAGGAGGTTGTTTCCGCTTCATGAGGAAAATTGGGTTTGCAATTTAAGGATTTTGGATTGGCTGCAAATATTCTTTAGGGGGTTTGGTAAGGATAAGGAGAAGAGATTGTTATGGCGCAATGCTTTCATGGCAATTACGTGGTGTGTGTGGTTGGAGAGAAACTCAAGGGTATTTTCACGTGGTTCATTACCTTCCGAGTACAAAGTCACTTTTTTAGCATCTTTATGGGCTAAGGCAAGTGGGGCTTTCAAAACTTACTTGGTTGGGGAGGTATAAAGAAATTGGGGCAATCGGAAATTTTGCTTTCTTGTTCAGAGGACAGCTTGTCCACTTTGTTTACTTTCCTTTTTCCCTACTGTTAATTTAATATTATCTCTTTTCTTATGAAAAAATTAATTGCTCAAACGATACTATAAGTAAACCAAAAGGACAAGGTGTCCTCGGAAGAGACAGAAAATAAGAGCTACAATATCACATGTTAAAAGATGTTATCTAATTGACTGCAGTATTTTCAAAAAGAATTTACGATGAAACAAGATGTATACATATATTGAACTGGCAGAGTCAAGGAATAGAGGATTATTATGTTTTTATCTCACCACATGGGAACCAATGGGACCAATAGGCGGTCTTTGAAATTCATGATGCCGTGACTCTATTATGCGCAGAAGAAGAGAAACCTTATCTCCACCAAAAGCAGTAGCCTGGCACAAAGATTAAATATACATGGCAAAGCCTTCAATTAGGCATCCAAATTAGGAGAAAGGAAGTTAGATATCTCCATGAAAAAGTAAATTCATCTATTCAACTTCCGTAAACATAAAAGATACATGTCTAACTAGCCATAAAAGAAAAGGACAAGGTAAAATACATAGCTCGATTCATCATCCAAACCTTGTTAGCTTGATTTTTTTGTAGCTCCTTAATATAGGAGTTGACATCACGCAGCTTTTTTTCATGTTCATCAACCTGGCAAGAATTAACAGAAGTTGTTATAGATAATGGAGAACATGCAATTAGTAGATTATTTcttagataaaaaaaaaaaccatataCATAAAGCACCATAATAGAATGAATAGATGTTAATATAACCCTGAAAAAATGAAGACAGGAAAGAAAGTTTAAAAACTGATCCAAAAGAATAGCATTTACCTGATCCCTTATCTTTTTCACTTCTATTTCTCTTGCATTCAAGCTTTCTGACAAGGCTGTCTCATCTTCCTTCAGCCTGAACCATTATCCACAGCCAGAATTAACAAGTGTAACTTGTTACCAAAAGAATGTCCATGCAAAACTTTCACTAAGTTAAAGAACGTTAATTGATTAATTCCCTTCAGATGTACCATCAAGTACAATCCGTAAATTCATGAAGGTTAATGAATTATGTGTCGCTTCTAATACATTCAGGAAGAAGCTGTTATAGTACAGAAATAGGAACTGGaacaaaataaatataatcacTTGGCAAGTCAAAAATGAATCACCTCCCAATCAAAAAAATGACATTATCTCATAGAGGGAGGGAGTTTATCGTTAAATCGCATATATAACTAGAAGAGGAACCATAAAAACAACCTTGTCAACAATGCATTAGCAGTATTTACTTCATCTTGAAGTGCTTCCAGTTTCTCCTGCATCTCAGATTCTTCGGCCTGAGGCAGACAATAAAACAAATCACAATTAAAGCTTACATCACATTCTAATCACAGCATCCCTTTTGTTTGCACTGTGTGCTTGGTGTGTTTTAGTTAGCAATCAAGCACAGAAAGCAGCATGAAACTTCCGTGTTAATGCCATCAGTTGTTGCACATAATATTAGTTCTGCCCCTAGGCAACTGGAATTCCCAATCACCTACCATCAAAGGTAATTTCTATTTGCTTGAAAACAACAGAGGGACCCAATTCTGACATAAATGGGAAAATGAcaggaaaatatttttcaaaacCTAAAATTGAGGGCATTACGGCGATACATGAGAGGAATGGAGAAATGGTCTTAATTGGTGTGGAGAATATATGTTTATGATATAGTTAGTCATATCATTCTCCCCATGATTGTCATCGAATATGAAACACCACAGCACTACTGCTCGTATTTCAGGCCTAAAGTTGTTAAACCCAAACTAAGTAAATTATCACCAGCGAAAATGTAATCCCCAATGTTAAATGACATGACATTATATTAAAATTTTAGGAATCATGAGTCATGACTAGTTATGTACGGACATGCGCACACAAGGTGTTTCTTAATTTCATAGAAAGTTTAGACATAACTTTCTTGATGGGATAAATCTGGCTATTATGTATTCATGTGTTTCCCCTCCAAGGGAACTGAACACAGAAAGATAAATCTGGCTACAACTAAAACAACCAAGGGAACTGAACACAGAAAGGTTGTCTCCCCTCCAAACACCTTCCTAAAAACGAATACGACAACATTTTCCCTACTTTGAACTTCACTAAAGGGAAGAAAGATTGAAACACAAGGGAGATGAATTTCCATGGACAACCATGTGTTACTCTAAGAGCACCTTTTGCATCTCAAAATTATTACTATTGTTAAAAGTAATTGTTTTTAGAATGATTAATAATACtccataatactccctccgtatttatttaagagatacacttggtcaggcacgggtattaagaaaaagaattgaatgaaataaagtaataaaacaagtggggttgggtagatattttaataagtaaaataagggggaccatgtcattttaggggatggAGGGTGTGGGTGGGGTgtaaatagattatttaattagatggtggggttgataagttactaaaaatggcaagtgtatctcttaaataaatatggtcggaaaaggcaagtgtatcccttaaacaaatacagagggagtaaatgttaataataaaaaacaatGAGCATTAATTTAACTAAATTGTCAAAaattaattgaatcaaaataattgAAAATCGGATAATTATTAATACAAAAACGTAAAAATAaagaagatatttttattattactccttccgttctttttgttctttttgttcttGTACCTTTTGACTTTTGCGATCAAACTTCAAAAATATTGACCTTTGATATTTAAACTTTATATGACTAATATTACAAAGACCGACTTAATTTCCAAAGTACTTTATCAGTTTATTGGTCAAAGTTCTCTTGGAGACCATGAGAACATAATTTACAACAAAAAAGGACCAAAGTACAAATGTTAAAGAAATATATCATCTCCGTTCCTTTTTGTTTGTCCTATTTACTTTTTGTGCGATTTCCAATGAACACATTTGAGCATTATTATCCTCAACAACAtaatataaaaacttataaaaagtaAATACTTTTAAACCATACAtagagacgaatctaacaagatcccacataaGTATGTTTTTCTTACGTAGACCAAAGTATACTCGTGGTCAAAGTTTCTGTCTTTACCAATTGAAGATTCTAAATGGGATACAGAAAAGAACGAGAGGGGGTACTAATAATATTCAAACTAATAATAACTAAAATCCAGCAACGACAACAACGTACTATGCactaatttattatttggtaCAAGTATCACACTTGTTATATCGTTATAACATATCACAACAATAACATTACTGGTATAATAAAGTCTGGTTTCATGGGAATCGAACAAGCAAAACATTTTTTTCTCAGGAAACTGTAATTTGTTTTTATCTAATAACTCTTTATATAGTGAGAACCCATTATTTCAAACGGAATTCAGGagaatcaaggaaatttactacAGTCTAGGATTTACTACGGAACAAGTCAGATGAGATTCTTTTGCACCATAGGACAAAAGTGAGACAAACTCTTAAACgtgtaaaataaaaataaaaattattataaaGACAACTCTGTAGTATCTAGTTAAGAAGGACCTGAGTGTTCCGCATATTTTGCTCCTTTATATCATTAACCTGCCGCTCAAGGGACATCACATGCTTCATCATCTTCTGAACGTCGCTCATTTTCCGGTGATATTCTTGCTCTAGTTCCATCATAGATTTGGTTGCCTAAACACTCATCAGTTAGTATACAGGCAGTTCGTTCAAATTTTAGCATATTCAACAGGCATTAAATCTAGTGAAAAACAGAAGACAAATCTGAAAGCAGACAGTAAATTACAAAAGGTAAACTCCCAGAAGAGTGAAGGGAGCTACTTGAATGTTAGTCCCCTTTCTTAATTGAgttgtttttttaattagtcccttttggaatctTTCCTCATTTGTCCAACATTTATCCCCTTTATACCCTTATAAATATCCTAAAGGCCCACTTGTTTACTCTAAAGTAAGCTTTTATCCCCATCAAACCCCccaattatttctctctcctacccaCATGAGTTATATTCTATTGAAATTCATGTGGCAATTGTACTTTTATTGGATTGTCTTagattccaaaagggactaacattcaagaacggagggagtagtcatTTTCCCAAAATAGACTCCCTTACGTTTGAAATAATGTTATTTTCGCCTTCATGTCAAAAAATTTAGACACCGTTGATTCACTGGGGGGGAGGAACCTTGATTCACAACAAGATATGCATACTGTCATATTCACACAATAGAGAAGGAAAGAAAAACATGACTAATGATCTAGATATCTATACTCAGCAAGATCCTAAATTgcatatcaactttttaatctACCTATATATTCTAGAAGCAGATATTGTACTCCCCACTACCACTGGCTTTGACAACCCATTACCTAAAGACATAGCATTAATAAGTCTACATACCACCAAGTCTCCGTCCAGCTTTTTTTAAAACTTAGTTGTGTGACTTGTTGCTTTAAACAACGAGCACAGGAGAGCCCCGTTGATACCTAGAGCATGTATTGGATTTTGATACGGGTGACGAATCTATCATATGGATGCCAAGGAAGATGACTTTAAGATCTAGTCACTAGATTCCAGTCAAGACTCAAGACAGCTTCAACAAACATTGATCTGTATGGGAAAATAACTTATGGATCAAGTTTATTCATCACATTTTTCATATAATGCTTTGGTTATCTTAATATattagcaagcaaatatgatacTGGTTTTATAAGCAATAGATAAGTTTGGATTGACCAGACCAGGCTCCTCCAAGACTTAAAGAAGAGGTAAACTCCTAAGGTCCACCTACCACTGTGGCCTAAGTGATTCAGTGACCACATCTCTTCTCTTGGGTTATTGCTTTACAGAAAAAGTCATGTACTCTTTTGTGTAATATAATCTGTACTCATTATTCCCCTCATTGACACCTCAGATTCCTTACAGAATATACTCTCTCGATTATGAACAAAGTAATAGTGTTTACATACCACAGAAATATTTTCCTGCAACTCATCCCTCAATCTATTGACCTCTGATGTTTTCTGCTTCAATTCCTGAAGACGAATTTTCATATCAGCTTTActtttcttcaactcttcaaTCTTTTCCTGAAATAATTGTGTCAAGTATTAAAGTCTGGGTAACAGGCGTATGTCATCTATTTGACACTCAGCATAAGAACAAAGATCATAGACGCATAAAAAAGGCAGATAGACATTAGAAAATTGAGGACAACACGACCTCTGCTGGATTACTTTGCACTTATGAAGTTATGATAGGTCTCCCAAATAGTGTAGCAGACAAACCAAATAAACACATGACCAACTTCTGGACAACCTTTGTCCAAACCTAAGCATTAAGCAGGAAAACAAGAATCACCACTTTTTAGAACTATCAGGTTGCTGCTAATATTGTTCGTGTAAGTTATCTGTTGATCTCATGTATTTATTGAATTATGGGTCTATTTTCAACTTGTAGTTAGCATAAAGCTTTTAAAGGTAATTAGAGTGGAGGATGTTTAATTCAAACTACAGCATTTCAATCATAGTGGTGACCAATTTATAAATCATCagaagaaacataaattaaattaaacaaacAGAAGATGGGAGATCCAGAAAGTCCTTTTACTCATCCTTTATTCCCTCTCTGCTCTTGGGTCCCTTGTTTTTAAGTCAAAAACGACATGCTTACTTAACAAGATATTTTTCAACTCCATTTGATTCATTAGTTTAATACAAGAGAATCCATCAAATGCCATGATGTACAGAAAAATTGCAGCAGCATACCAAAGGGCTGCCTGTAAAAGGGTATTTTCATGCAAATATGCAGTCAACTGTTAAGTCCCTGACCCAACAGGAAAAAGATAAAAGAATGTTTGGGTTGTAAGGGAATGTAAATAGTAATAAGGAACAGAAAGAAAAATAGAATGAGGAAGGTGGTGACTGTACCACTCAGAAACATAAGTCAATCATCAAGCAAGATCTACCAAACAATATATACATTTCAGAAGCTctgattttaaaatataaagttTTTAGGCTTACAAGTCTCTGATCTATTTCTGCTTGGCAGGCTGGAAGTTGCGATTTCAGTTTCTTAACCTCTGTACTTTGTTTCAGTAGCTCCTTGTCTACATTATAGACCCACGACCAAGCCAACTTAAACTTCATCCTTTCTACTCTCCCTGATAATTCTTCAACACGctctgtttttttaattttatcttGCAATTCACCGAGCTCCCTGATAACAGGCTCAATAGATTTCTCCAACTCTTGGACCAACTCATCGGCAGTCTCTAAGGCTTGTTCGACTCCTCGCAATAGTTCATCAACTTGCTGAAGAAGAGTTGCCTTGAAAAAGAACTATAAAATTGAACTAGAATAAGTGGGGGTCCTTGACAACAATATATTCCAAGTAAATAATCAACGAGGACAAATATGCAGAAAACCATTGGCAACATACAAGACAAAACAGAAGTGAAGGAAGAGACCGATATAAATGATATATCATTTTTCCATGACCACCTTAGAAACATCAAAACTAATTCTCAACGATTATTTTCAGGATATAAGCTCTTACTTTAAACTTGTCTTTAGCACTTCCTGACTGTAGAAATTCTCTGCTTTTGTCTTGAGTCATGATTACGCACGGATTCTCAACATCTACCTgcaaaaattattaaatcagcAACTTGATAGTAGTATTTTCTAAAACTTTAGGTGACATGTGTAAGGC
This genomic stretch from Spinacia oleracea cultivar Varoflay chromosome 3, BTI_SOV_V1, whole genome shotgun sequence harbors:
- the LOC110782358 gene encoding structural maintenance of chromosomes protein 6B; translated protein: MDDCDNPSTQSHRSISAGTIRRIKLENFMCHSNLEIEFGDYVNFITGQNGSGKSAILTALCVAFGSRAKATNRASSLKDFIKTGCSYASVQVVLKNEGMDAFKPESYRESIIIERRITESSSSLVLKDNQGRRVSCKKEELRELVEHFNVDVENPCVIMTQDKSREFLQSGSAKDKFKFFFKATLLQQVDELLRGVEQALETADELVQELEKSIEPVIRELGELQDKIKKTERVEELSGRVERMKFKLAWSWVYNVDKELLKQSTEVKKLKSQLPACQAEIDQRLEKIEELKKSKADMKIRLQELKQKTSEVNRLRDELQENISVATKSMMELEQEYHRKMSDVQKMMKHVMSLERQVNDIKEQNMRNTQAEESEMQEKLEALQDEVNTANALLTRLKEDETALSESLNAREIEVKKIRDQVDEHEKKLRDVNSYIKELQKNQANKATAFGGDKVSLLLRIIESRHHEFQRPPIGPIGSHVTLTQGDLWAFAVENAVGRLLDAFIVTNVKDSHILRSCARQAKYSHLQIIIYDFSIERYNIPHYKLPQTRHPTTLSVLHSDNATIINVLVDKGGAERQVLVKDYDTGKAVTFEERVSNLKEVYTCDGFRMFSRGSVQTILPLNQRTRTGRLCSSYENQIKDLEKESLYMKEQFQKGHQMKRVAEVEVQDLQQKFQDAKRRCSSAERELGRKKFNVDALKRAYAAEAGGLNVSTVDELCEDISRAQAEIQEKESIRDVIQVQMNETQEKTRELKASLENLHESAREDLTAFHDAVKEYEAIDKELDGVEMDKNYYEKYQNEKILPAIKEAEARYQQLEQKRQDSYEKASFLCPENEVEAIEGSKEETPEQLSAHLSRMIQKLEHARDIFTESIDDLRNLYEKKQCKILTKQKTYENFRNQLQDAKRALVTRRKKFDRSACLMKRQLTWNFNGNLARKGINGHIDVDYKGKTLSIEVKMPQDASRTTVTDTRGLSGGERSFSTLCFALSLHQMTESPFRAMDEFDVFMDAISRKISLDTLVDFALSHGSQWMFITPHDISMVKQDDRVKKQQMAAPRS